Proteins encoded in a region of the Arvicanthis niloticus isolate mArvNil1 chromosome 16, mArvNil1.pat.X, whole genome shotgun sequence genome:
- the LOC117721779 gene encoding olfactory receptor 1f45-like produces MEANLSRVSEFLLLGLSQDPRQQQLLFSAFLSMYLLTGLGNLLIILAIAADPRLHTPMYFFLANLAFVDVCFTSTTIPKMLANHVTGHKGISYSGCLTQMFFFIWFAGIDSFLLTAMAYDRFVAICHPLHYTTLITPRLCVFLVTASWASAFANALTHTVLLTRLSFCAHNQVPHFFCDLSPLLKLACSDTSLNDAMVYTVGALPIITPFVGILVSYTRIFTAVLRIPSKGGRWKAFSTCGSHLSVVSLFYGTLIGVYFSPTSSHTAQKDMAAAVMYTVVTPMLNPFIYTLRNRDMKGALGILVRRTAVLVR; encoded by the coding sequence atggaAGCCAACCTCAGTAGGGTGTCCGAGTTCCTGTTATTAGGCTTGTCACAGGACCccagacagcagcagctgctctTCTCCGCCTTCCTGAGCATGTACCTCCTCACAGGCCTAGGGAACCTGCTCATCATCCTGGCCATTGCTGCTGACCCCAGGctccacacccccatgtacttcttcctggcCAACCTGGCCTTTGTAGATGTCTGcttcacctccaccaccatcccCAAGATGCTGGCCAACCATGTGACAGGACATAAAGGCATCTCCTACTCTGGTTGCCTCACACAGATGTTCTTCTTCATCTGGTTTGCAGGCATCGACAGCTTTCTGCTGACTGCCATGGCCTACGACCGCTTCGTGGCCATCTGTCACCCTCTACATTATACAACCCTGATCACACCCCGGCTCTGTGTCTTCCTGGTCACTGCATCCTGGGCCTCAGCCTTTGCAAATGCCCTGACCCACACAGTCCTTCTGACTCGCCTCTCATTCTGTGCCCACAACCAGGTTCCCCACTTCTTCTGTGACCTCAGCCCACTTCTGAAGCTGGCCTGTTCAGATACCTCTCTCAATGACGCCATGGTGTACACTGTGGGCGCTTTGCCCATCATCACTCCCTTTGTGGGCATCTTGGTCTCCTACACACGCATCTTTACAGCAGTGCTGAGGATTCCATCGAAAGGAGGGAGGTGGAAAGCGTTTTCCACCTGTGGCTCCCATCTCTCTGTGGTGTCCCTCTTCTATGGGACACTGATTGGGGTGTACTTCAGCCCTACATCCTCCCACACAGCCCAGAAAGACATGGCAGCTGCAGTGATGTACACTGTGGTCACCCCCATGCTGAACCCCTTCATCTATACCCTGAGGAACAGAGACATGAAAGGCGCCCTGGGGATCCTTGTCCGAAGGACGGCAGTCCTTGTTAGGTAG